A region of the Vigna unguiculata cultivar IT97K-499-35 chromosome 9, ASM411807v1, whole genome shotgun sequence genome:
TTATGGTTCTATGACGAGTGTGTGGgtgcactttactttgattataaattatatgtgttgttagctcaccctatctacttgtgtttggcgatgattgtgtaattcgttacacgagagcagatATATTTCAGGTGAAGCTGGTGATGCCTAGAGCCAGAGTGTGGCTAGTATGagagttttattttatggattttcttatgttttgtaATCAACTATTTTACTAAACCATGAGCTTGTAATAGTTATTTGGAACTTGCGGATTTAAAATCATGGCAcgttaataaatgttttggatTTTCTCGtgttttgaaaaagaaattataataaatgcgGTTTTgtctttctttattattttattttatttaaaactagtAATATCCGACCAGGATGTTACAATTCTCATGTCCATCGTACTTGAAATTCTTCTTCATTATACCCAATGCTTCGAAGTAGGACTACATATTTGGACCACTCCTCGCACAACATGTTTTTCTTCACCTTTGTAACGCAAGAGCCTCCTCTTAAATCTTTCAAACTTGCCCATGTGATGGAAGATGATTGAGAAACCCATCTCTATAACAACGAACACATAACCCTAAACCCCTAAAAACTAACAATAAAGCCCAACAAAACTAACACAGAACGGaaacaaaaaagtaatattCCCTCCAATAAACCCCATCAAAACCTTAAATGAGAAAAAACCAATGAACGAAAACCCTCACCTCTATTTCCTTGCAATATTAGTCTTCTAACCACGACTACAAACTCAGTCGCTGCTCACCATGCAAAGAACGCCAATGTAGACTTTCATTTTCACGTTTCCTTCTCATATTTTGCCTTTGTCTTTTATTTTCCAATCTCGAACACCACTTACTATTAAAATGCACGATCAAATAATTGTGTAAAGCTTGTtaagtttaaaacaaatattatattttttaatgttaaataaataataaataaattaaatgaaattaagcATGTGTCAACAACGTCTGTAATATGTGTCATCATATTAATAGCCTAACTAAAACACCATTTGTCACATGGCCACATTGTTAACGACGTTCATAAATAGGGATTAAAATCATCAGTTTTGAAAGCACGAGGACCAAATGGTTCACGGTTTCCATGAAGAACCATTTCCAAAATTCTGAAATAGTATaggaacaaaaaatatatttaatcctttattattttattttttaaaattttaaaattttataattatatatttttataatttataattttaatattttaattcaaaattgtataattataaaattgtgattttatgaaatataaaattatgatatattatcaattttgtttaaatcataattttaaaattgtacaattttgaattaaaataataaaaatatttaattatttaattataaaattataaaatcgtaagttataaatttatttttttaaaataataaaataataaaataaacaatttagcAAGATGATATGACAAGTTAATAAATACGTTAGTATCTTAATAAATACATCATCCAATTAATAGAAGAAGTTAACGAcaaagatttaattaaaaaaattaaatttattaaatactcggtatataaaaaaatttatcaacgtctcaattaaaaattctcaacttattatcaatttaaaacataattaaaccttttaaaaatattataataactaatactCCCATACGAGAAAGTTCAACTTCTAATATGCCAATTAATACTTGTGAATTTTGGCCGGAAGCTAGTGttgtgtttaaatattttaatactttagtttgtatattattagaataatgataattttgtttttgtgaaaattgtaaaagataaatgtttttaataaataaattatgttataattgAAAGTGAAAAGGATGGTATACCTATTAAATGCTAAACATTCTTTGCGAGAGTAAGTATGCTGGTTTGAGCATTTCAATATAGTCAACAATTAAGTCTTCAATGAACCCTAATTAATGCATATTAAATCTATGGTTTAGTTTAGAAGAGTGTTTATAACTGACctgaaattataattagtgatcttttattattgaaataagGGTCTTGCTAACCAGTGCCTTTAGGGCATtggttaaggataattaatatacattggaTTCTACAAAAGTACATAGATaagtgtaatattaaataaaacctgacttaataatcattaatgcaactttattttttttaaaagacaaaaatgcccataaatattgtacatgtgtatttaatattttatttaatgttcacaaataaaatttaaaaactaattaaataataaaataactatattttaatgttgctaaaaattagatataagaaaatttaaattaagaaaaaaccaacaaaaaaatagtgttaaacatctaaaacttaaaaaaaaaaacataagaaagtataaattaacagaaaaaccaacaaaaaaaaatagtgttaaacatctaaaaatgttacaaaaaaggaataattaaagtgtcaatttaagacttaattgatttttttttctttttagtagaccttaaaaatttcaaaatcttgtTTTGTAACAGTAAGTTATTGTCTACATATttaaaagggtatttttgtctttataaaattgattatgtgcatttatactattttaattactgtatttaattatttcagttttcaatgtaaaaataatgatatcaaAGCACATTTATTATTCCTTATTTAAGAAGCAATAATCTTTTGCCACATCCACAAAGTTTTGGTCTAAAATGCGAAAACCCTAGTTGTGCAAATGACAACGATGACAATGCATTACACTTCGATCCAGAACTCCTCCTCATTGTTAAACCCTAAAACAGTAGAAAACCTTAATCCCCAAATGTTCCTACCTTATTTTAACGAACAACTTCTTACCAGTTCGTTCTTCTATGTACCACtggatttgaatttttattcaCCTGAGATTAGAAGACAAAGCCCTCTTCCAAACTCTTCCCCTTTAAAACATTCACGAAGGCCTTCATGGTTTTTTTCAACttccattttaaattattccTTATTGTGCAAAAGACCTAAGGGCACTGGTTAGTATTCTCCTTGAAATAATTAACTTCATTGATTATGGTCTTGTTCATTAATGTCCTAAGAACAAtgattaagaataattaatatttaaataaatttatagttaattataattacaactaattcaattttattttatttaaaagaaaagaatatccATAAGTATTATTctattgttataatattttatttaatgtttatcgataaaagttaaaaaataataaaataattatattcgaatgttattaaaaattaaaatataattaaatataaaaatttaaattaccaaaaaaataaacaaaaaatattattaaacatctaaaaaatttacaaaaataaaaataaaaatatcaatttgagatttaattgatttttcaaaatgtttattttaatttcttattgtttataaaaatagttatatgcatttatgttattttaaataataaaattaattatttcagtttACAATGTAAGAATGATAAAATCCATGcgtatttattattctttaaccAGTGTCACTGGTTAGCATTCtccattaaaataatataaattcatataatagattttataaatacaagaaaTGTCTTTTGAGATTTCTAAGCAATATCTCTCTAACACAAAATAAACATGGAAAATGCTAACTAGTGTCCTTAGGGCATTGATTAAAGTATAACTATTGatctttaattttatcatttttatattaaaaactgaaataattattttcattaataaaaatttatataacaaattttataaagacaaaaatgtgCTTTAGAATTTATAAACAATACTTTTGacacaaaataaatactttgaaataacaAAGGCCTTTACTAAAATGCAAGAAAAAAGATCTCTCTAATGCTTAAAGAGACTCTTAGTGGAAGCTTAAAAGGTTTGAAaggtataatatttaatttttgcaaaaaaagtaatctctttgaaatttatagtttttttttttcaaattcttgtgtaatgAAAATATTGCACTTTcatgtgaaatttttttccctttcttcaTAATATCTTTTGTCACtccttcaaattaattttatttttttacatttaattatatattatttttaataatattaaaatatagttatttaattatttaattatttttaatttttttatagatgtgtatcaaataaattattaattaaatatatatatatatatatatatatatatatatatatatatatatcacttatggattttttatcctttaaataaagtaaaattatatttatgatggTTAAgtcaatatttatttaacatcacaattaattatacattgttgtaaaattcaaaatatattaattatctttaactAGTGTCATCCTTATGACACTAGTTACCCTATAAACATTTTGGAATTAATAAGGTCTTTATTAAAAAGcaaaaatatttctaatgtttcatttcaaagtttaggtaattaaattttttatattgataacTTTATgtctttataattaataattttagataataaaatattatctgtTCCTTTAACATAGAGAATTTTGTGAAGTTAACGGAATATTGAAAAAGATGATCGAAatatcagaaaaagaaaattaaatgaagtttcaaatttatattttaattatttttttattataaaatttttatatttaacactatttttattaatttaaactttttcatatttaattatattttaaattttaataacattaaaatataattattttattattttattatttaattaatttttaatttttaattgacatgcattaaataaaatattaaatatatctgtacaatatttatagattttttatcctctacataaaataaaactacgttaataattattaagttataatttgtttaatatcacattaaacttttgtaaaatttaatatgtattaattatttttaaccacAACAATAGCaactttagtttaaattaattttaataagtaatttaagaaatatataaactatCTCCAACATGTTAATGACAATTTGAATATGTTAATCCCATGATTGAAAGAATATAAGGTAGGGATATTTTGacttgaaatatttaaatgagtttatttaatgtttttatttgtagatgtatttttgattgaaaaaaatattttctattgaaGAGAAATGATTTAACATGCTgtaaacaaagagaatgagaatggaaaagttTGAAACGCAGCGAGTGAAATGAACTCACTCACGAGTAGTGTGACTCTTGGACTGGAGTGAAATTTGGGCGCCAAAAGCTATTTTaggtttcaattttttcttctctttctctcaatCTATTagtgttttcattttttataaaattccaTTTTCTCGCCTCTCATTAATATTCACTCTCATCACTCATTCACCACACAGAAGCAGAAAAGAAGATTCGAGAAATGTCTGGGAAGGCGAAGAGGAGAGACGAAGACGGTGCTTCCGACGCCGACTCTGAAGGCCACGCGCCGCCCAAAAAGACCTTCAAGAAGGATTCCGACGAGGAATCCGACTCTATTGTCGTCTGCGAGGTTCACTTCTCTACTATGCTAGggtttatctttcttccttttttcttttttaaaaattttattttaccgTTTATTTACTATGTTATTTTGGTGAAATGTAGATTTCTAAGAACAGGAGGGTTTCTGTGAGGAACTGGCAAGGCAAGGTTGTGGTTGACATTCGCGAGTTTTACTCCAAGGATGGCAAACAATTGCCTGGCAAGAAAGGTTAGATTATTTTTGAcggttttgtttgattttttttttttcaaaattatttggttctttgatttttttttatgtacttTTCTTACATTGGTCtgagtttatttttagttcagTGGGTGCGTTGTTTGAGGAATAGGAAGggttttgatttaattttgcaatggtataaaatgtattttactGGATGGATTGAAATAATGCTATCTCATACCCTATGACTCTTGTGGTGTGGCTCATTCTTTTTTCAAGAAGGTAGTTAAAATGATGAATGTGATGATGATATGTTCTGGCTGATGATCTATGCAGTTCTTACTTGTAGATTGGTAATGTATTATTGATAAGATTGATGATAAGCACGTTCCGTAGGATATCAGGCCACCTCTTTGAGATATACTTTTCTGATGTGGGTTTTGTTGGACATTGATTCATGGTTGTGTAATTTGTTGTTGTTAGTTACTGGTTACTCATAGCCcagtttttttgtcattttgtgAGTAAAGGAAACTCTAGCTCATTGTAATGTATGTATGATTTTGGCAAACAGTTAGGCTTaggataatatgaaaatttgattaatttttatgattttgaactTTGTTACTgttgatataaataaatttattaaatgtgtgaacattcaatttgattttgtttaagaATATGGATGTTTTTTCTATGAATGAATTGGAAGTAATACTTTACCATATCATTTGTTGGCTTATGGGAAATATTGTTAAGGTGTAGATATGGACTgcatttttacataattatcaTGGGAAATAAGGACAGGGATTTCTCTTCTCTTCCTGCctacatgttttcttttatgtttctgcTGTATTCCCGTGTTTTCTTGCTACATTCACACATGTAtttatgttgtttattataATCGCCGTGTATTTTGAGTAGgacggagagagagagagtattTTTGAGTATTTACTTGTATATTAAAGCAGAATAATGGCTACTCAGCTATTTTCTATCTTGTCATAGCATTTTGTCGTTGGCTGCTATATACTGATATCCTAGATCAGTAGCTatgcatttatatttaaaatttgctTTTGCTGCTAACCAATGTTCTATTTTTTCGAACAATAGTTTTTTGGCTTTTGACCTGATTAACTTTTCAAAGGTCCTGATTTATGCCATCCATTTGTTTCCAAGGTCATGCTTGTGCAGTGCAATTGAGGCATCCTTAGATGGCCTGTGAAGTTCTTCCAGGAAATAGATTTTGTTGTCTGCTGTTTGtcttcattgaaaatttgattcttGATAGATCTCATTGATATATGATATTTGATATgtatccatttattttaaacCCAGGGTTACCCTAACatcttaaatttgttttcagG
Encoded here:
- the LOC114162543 gene encoding RNA polymerase II transcriptional coactivator KIWI-like, producing the protein MSGKAKRRDEDGASDADSEGHAPPKKTFKKDSDEESDSIVVCEISKNRRVSVRNWQGKVVVDIREFYSKDGKQLPGKKGISLTMDQWNVLRTHVEEIDKAVSENS